From one Micromonospora siamensis genomic stretch:
- the nuoF gene encoding NADH-quinone oxidoreductase subunit NuoF, with amino-acid sequence MTTPRSETLAKLTPVLTKRWLSPDAWQLNTYEKLDGYAALRKALKAHPDDLIQLIKDSGLRGRGGAGFPTGLKWGFIPQGDGKPHYLVVNADEGEPGTCKDLPLMTHDPHALVEGVIIASYAIRASRAYIYIRGEAVHAARRLRNAVREAEAKGYLGRNILGSGFDLELVVHSGAGAYICGEETALLDSLEGFRGQPRLRPPFPATHGLYASPTVVNNVGTIASVPPIVLGGADWWKTMGTEKSSGPMIYSLSGRIANPGQFECSMGVTLRELIELAGGMQPGHQLRFWTPGGSSTPLLTAEHLDVPLDFEGVAAAGSILGTTATQIFSDQDCPVYATYRWLEFYHHESCGKCTPCREGNYWMVRVYRRILAGLGTHEDLDTLLDTCDNILGRSFCGLGDGATSSVTSSLKYFKQDYLDYIEGRTAPKLSEKTLVGAH; translated from the coding sequence GTGACCACTCCTCGGTCGGAGACGCTGGCCAAGCTGACGCCGGTGCTCACCAAGCGCTGGCTGTCGCCGGACGCCTGGCAGCTCAACACCTACGAGAAGCTGGACGGCTACGCCGCGCTGCGCAAGGCCCTCAAGGCCCACCCGGACGACCTGATCCAGCTGATCAAGGACTCCGGGCTGCGCGGCCGGGGCGGCGCGGGCTTCCCGACCGGTCTCAAGTGGGGGTTCATCCCGCAGGGCGACGGCAAGCCGCACTACCTGGTGGTGAACGCCGACGAGGGCGAGCCGGGGACCTGCAAGGACCTGCCCCTGATGACCCACGACCCGCACGCGCTGGTCGAGGGCGTGATCATCGCGTCGTACGCGATCCGGGCCAGCCGGGCGTACATCTACATCCGCGGCGAGGCGGTGCACGCCGCGCGCCGGCTGCGCAACGCGGTACGCGAGGCGGAGGCCAAGGGCTACCTCGGGCGCAACATCCTCGGCAGCGGCTTCGACCTGGAGCTGGTGGTGCACTCCGGCGCCGGGGCGTACATCTGCGGTGAGGAGACCGCGCTGCTGGACTCGCTGGAGGGCTTCCGCGGCCAGCCCCGGTTGCGCCCGCCGTTCCCGGCGACCCACGGCCTGTACGCCAGCCCCACGGTCGTGAACAACGTCGGCACCATCGCCAGCGTGCCGCCGATCGTGTTGGGCGGCGCCGACTGGTGGAAGACCATGGGCACGGAGAAGTCCTCCGGCCCGATGATCTACTCGCTCTCCGGCCGGATCGCCAACCCCGGCCAGTTCGAGTGCTCGATGGGCGTCACGCTGCGCGAGCTGATCGAGCTGGCCGGCGGGATGCAGCCCGGGCACCAGCTGCGGTTCTGGACGCCGGGCGGCTCGTCGACGCCGCTGCTCACCGCCGAGCACCTGGACGTGCCGCTGGACTTCGAGGGGGTGGCGGCGGCCGGCTCGATCCTGGGCACCACGGCCACCCAGATCTTCTCCGACCAGGACTGCCCGGTGTACGCGACCTACCGGTGGCTGGAGTTCTACCACCACGAGTCGTGCGGCAAGTGCACCCCGTGCCGCGAGGGCAACTACTGGATGGTCCGGGTCTACCGGCGGATCCTCGCAGGCCTTGGCACCCACGAGGACCTGGACACCCTGCTCGACACCTGCGACAACATCCTCGGCCGCTCGTTCTGCGGTCTGGGTGACGGTGCGACCAGCTCGGTGACCTCGTCGCTGAAGTACTTCAAGCAGGACTACCTCGACTACATCGAGGGACGTACCGCTCCCAAGCTGTCGGAGAAGACCCTGGTAGGGGCGCACTGA
- a CDS encoding NADH-quinone oxidoreductase subunit G codes for MTDVAKQTETVTLTIDGVEVTAEKGALLIRVAERMGTEIPRFCDHPLLAPAGACRQCLVEVEGQRKPVASCTQTVADGMVVRTQLSSPVAKKAQEGVMELLLMNHPLDCPMCDKGGECPLQNQAMSTGRTDSRFHEHKREYPKPLPISTQVLLDRERCVLCQRCTRFSEEIAGDKFIDLMGRSSAEEINIYRDDAYGEEGDEGDVPFNSYFSGNTVQICPVGALTGSQYRFRARPFDLVSSPSVCEHCSAGCAQRTDWRRGKVLRRLAGDDPQVNEEWNCDKGRWGFQYTRAFDRITTPMVRDESTGELREASWSEALTRAADGLRAARDGNHGTAVLTGGRLTVEDAYAYAKFARVALHTNDVDFRARPVSREEADFLASNVAGITDVTYADVENASAVVLVGLEPEEECPILFLRLRKAYQKKKLKVYAIAPFASRGLEKLGAKLARVIPGEEAQVLAEHETVTEALSAEGAILFVGERLATVPGGLSAAAGIARRTGAKLAWVPRRAGDRGAVDAGCLPNLLPGGRLVTEPAARAELGEAWDIPAGVIPSQAGRDTEGILTAAANGQVGALVVAGVDPADLADPRLAEAALDTVPFLVSLELRMTAVARRADVVLPVAPVVEKAGSFLNWEGRLRPFDAVLETAAMTDGRVLDAIAALLEVRLGTGDVLSVRRELGALPPTRQHRPAAPSVEPTAVPQAGAGEAVLATWHQLIDLGSLTDGDEHLGGTARPAVVRLGKGTAEALGVADGDPVTVGTDRGALTLPAAITEMPDGVVWVPTNSPGSTVRRSLGAASGTVVKVSAGATGGPAVPAGRVAADETGRPGPLLNAAGGGAR; via the coding sequence ATGACCGACGTAGCCAAGCAGACCGAGACCGTCACCCTCACCATCGACGGTGTCGAGGTCACCGCCGAGAAGGGCGCGCTGCTGATCCGGGTCGCCGAGCGGATGGGCACCGAGATCCCGCGCTTCTGCGACCACCCGCTGCTGGCCCCGGCCGGCGCCTGCCGGCAGTGCCTGGTGGAGGTGGAGGGCCAGCGCAAGCCGGTCGCCTCCTGCACCCAGACCGTCGCCGACGGCATGGTGGTCCGCACCCAGCTCTCCTCCCCGGTCGCCAAGAAGGCGCAGGAGGGGGTCATGGAGCTGCTGCTGATGAACCACCCGCTCGACTGCCCGATGTGTGACAAGGGCGGCGAGTGCCCGCTGCAGAACCAGGCGATGTCCACCGGCCGCACCGACTCGCGCTTCCACGAGCACAAGCGGGAGTACCCGAAGCCGCTGCCGATCAGCACCCAGGTGCTGCTCGACCGCGAGCGCTGCGTGCTCTGCCAGCGCTGCACCCGGTTCTCCGAGGAGATCGCCGGCGACAAGTTCATCGACCTGATGGGCCGGTCGTCCGCCGAGGAGATCAACATCTACCGGGACGACGCGTACGGGGAGGAGGGCGACGAGGGGGACGTCCCGTTCAACTCGTACTTCTCCGGCAACACCGTGCAGATCTGCCCGGTGGGCGCGCTGACCGGCTCGCAGTACCGGTTCCGGGCCCGCCCGTTCGACCTGGTCTCCAGCCCCAGCGTCTGCGAGCACTGCTCGGCCGGCTGCGCCCAGCGCACCGACTGGCGGCGCGGCAAGGTGCTGCGCCGGCTGGCCGGCGACGACCCGCAGGTCAACGAGGAGTGGAACTGCGACAAGGGCCGGTGGGGCTTCCAGTACACCCGCGCCTTCGACCGGATCACCACCCCGATGGTCCGCGACGAGAGCACCGGTGAGCTGCGCGAGGCCTCCTGGAGCGAGGCGCTGACCCGGGCCGCCGACGGGCTGCGCGCCGCCCGCGACGGGAACCACGGCACGGCGGTGCTCACCGGCGGCCGGCTGACCGTCGAGGACGCCTACGCGTACGCGAAGTTCGCCCGGGTCGCGCTGCACACCAACGACGTCGACTTCCGGGCCCGGCCGGTCTCCCGCGAGGAGGCCGACTTCCTGGCCAGCAACGTCGCCGGGATCACCGACGTCACCTACGCCGACGTGGAGAACGCCTCGGCCGTGGTGCTGGTCGGCCTGGAGCCGGAGGAGGAGTGCCCGATCCTCTTCCTGCGGCTGCGCAAGGCGTACCAGAAGAAGAAGCTCAAGGTGTACGCGATCGCGCCGTTCGCCAGCCGCGGGCTGGAGAAGCTCGGCGCGAAGCTCGCCCGGGTGATCCCCGGCGAGGAGGCGCAGGTCCTGGCCGAGCACGAGACGGTGACCGAGGCGCTCAGCGCCGAGGGCGCCATCCTCTTCGTCGGCGAGCGGCTGGCCACCGTACCCGGTGGACTCTCCGCCGCGGCGGGCATCGCCCGGCGTACCGGGGCGAAGCTGGCCTGGGTGCCGCGGCGCGCGGGTGACCGCGGCGCGGTCGACGCGGGCTGCCTGCCGAACCTGCTCCCCGGCGGCCGGCTGGTCACCGAGCCGGCCGCCCGGGCCGAGCTGGGCGAGGCGTGGGACATCCCGGCCGGGGTGATCCCGAGCCAGGCCGGGCGGGACACCGAGGGCATCCTCACCGCCGCCGCCAACGGGCAGGTCGGCGCGCTGGTGGTGGCCGGCGTCGACCCGGCCGACCTGGCCGACCCGCGGCTGGCCGAGGCCGCCCTGGACACGGTGCCGTTCCTGGTCAGCCTGGAGCTGCGGATGACCGCCGTGGCCCGCCGGGCGGACGTGGTCCTCCCGGTCGCGCCGGTGGTCGAGAAGGCCGGCAGCTTCCTGAACTGGGAGGGGCGGCTGCGTCCGTTCGACGCGGTGCTGGAGACGGCCGCGATGACCGACGGCCGGGTGCTGGACGCCATCGCCGCGCTGCTGGAGGTGCGGCTCGGCACGGGTGACGTGCTCAGCGTCCGCCGCGAGCTGGGCGCGCTGCCGCCGACCCGCCAGCACCGGCCGGCCGCGCCGTCGGTCGAGCCGACCGCCGTGCCGCAGGCCGGCGCCGGCGAGGCCGTCCTGGCCACCTGGCACCAGCTGATCGACCTGGGCAGCCTCACCGACGGCGACGAGCACCTCGGCGGCACCGCCCGCCCGGCGGTGGTCCGGCTCGGCAAGGGCACCGCGGAGGCGCTCGGCGTCGCCGACGGCGATCCGGTCACGGTGGGCACCGACCGGGGGGCGCTGACCCTGCCGGCGGCGATCACCGAGATGCCGGACGGGGTGGTCTGGGTGCCCACGAACTCGCCCGGTTCGACCGTGCGGCGCAGCCTCGGGGCGGCGTCCGGCACGGTCGTGAAGGTCTCCGCCGGCGCTACCGGCGGGCCGGCCGTTCCGGCCGGACGTGTCGCGGCGGACGAGACCGGTCGCCCGGGTCCGCTCCTCAACGCGGCCGGGGGTGGCGCCCGGTGA
- the nuoH gene encoding NADH-quinone oxidoreductase subunit NuoH: MNALYLAQDPTLADFGRDPWWLVLIKIVFAFVFGLLATLLGVWFERRVVGFMAVRPGPNQVGPFGLLQTLADGLKMAFKEDILPRTADKVVYFFAPVISVVCAVTALSVIPFGPMVSIFGHRTPLQVTDVPVAVLVLLACSSLAVYGVVLGGWASGSTYPLLGGLRSSAQMISYEVAMGLSIVAVFMTAGTMSTSGIVAAQGDATRLTVGGVEIPAPGWYAILLLPSFIIFFIAIVGETNRAPFDLPEAESELVAGFMTEYSSLKFALFMLSEYVAMVSMSAVTTTLFLGGWRAPWPITLWSGANSGWWPMLWFFGKVLILVFVFVWLRGTLPRLRYDQFMRFGWKVLLPINLVWILVLAGLRSIEDWQSRDRLLATAIGAGVLLLATLLWPSRRREPKPTVQEQVNSRPHGSFPLPPMDLQVPPSPRTKRVVAEREPANVAAGSDSREV, translated from the coding sequence GTGAACGCGCTCTACCTGGCGCAGGACCCGACCCTTGCCGACTTCGGCAGGGACCCGTGGTGGCTGGTCCTGATCAAGATCGTCTTTGCCTTCGTGTTCGGCCTGCTCGCCACCCTGCTCGGCGTCTGGTTCGAGCGCCGGGTGGTCGGCTTCATGGCCGTACGGCCCGGCCCCAACCAGGTCGGCCCGTTCGGCCTGCTCCAGACCCTCGCCGACGGCCTGAAGATGGCGTTCAAGGAGGACATCCTCCCGCGCACCGCGGACAAGGTCGTCTACTTCTTCGCCCCGGTCATCTCCGTGGTCTGCGCGGTCACCGCGCTGTCGGTGATCCCGTTCGGCCCGATGGTCAGCATCTTCGGCCACCGGACGCCGTTGCAGGTCACCGACGTGCCGGTGGCGGTGCTGGTGCTGCTGGCCTGCTCCTCGCTGGCGGTCTACGGTGTCGTGCTCGGCGGCTGGGCCTCCGGCTCCACCTACCCGCTCCTCGGCGGCCTGCGCTCCAGCGCCCAGATGATCTCGTACGAGGTCGCGATGGGGCTGAGCATCGTGGCGGTCTTCATGACCGCCGGCACGATGTCCACCAGCGGGATCGTCGCCGCCCAGGGCGACGCCACCCGGCTGACCGTCGGCGGCGTCGAGATCCCGGCCCCCGGCTGGTACGCGATCCTGCTGCTGCCCAGCTTCATCATCTTCTTCATCGCCATCGTCGGTGAGACGAACCGGGCGCCGTTCGACCTGCCCGAGGCGGAGTCGGAGCTGGTCGCCGGCTTCATGACCGAATACAGCTCGCTGAAGTTCGCGCTCTTCATGCTCTCCGAGTACGTCGCCATGGTGAGCATGTCCGCGGTCACCACGACGCTCTTCCTGGGCGGCTGGCGGGCACCCTGGCCGATCACCCTGTGGTCGGGCGCCAACTCGGGTTGGTGGCCGATGCTCTGGTTCTTCGGCAAGGTGCTGATCCTGGTCTTCGTCTTCGTCTGGCTCCGCGGCACGCTGCCCCGGCTCCGCTACGACCAGTTCATGCGCTTCGGCTGGAAGGTCCTGCTCCCGATCAACCTGGTCTGGATCCTGGTCCTGGCCGGGCTGCGCTCGATCGAGGACTGGCAGTCCCGGGACCGGCTGCTCGCCACCGCGATCGGCGCCGGCGTGCTGCTGCTGGCCACCCTGCTGTGGCCGAGCCGCCGCAGGGAGCCGAAGCCGACGGTCCAGGAGCAGGTCAACAGCCGTCCGCACGGCAGCTTCCCGCTGCCCCCGATGGACCTGCAGGTACCACCGAGCCCGCGCACCAAGCGCGTGGTCGCCGAGCGGGAGCCGGCCAACGTCGCCGCCGGCTCGGACTCCAGGGAGGTGTGA
- the nuoI gene encoding NADH-quinone oxidoreductase subunit NuoI yields the protein MGAITGTFKGFGVTFSHMFKKVVTTDYPFKPPTPAPRYHGRHILNRHPDGLEKCIGCELCAWACPADAIYVEGGDNSEEQRFSPGERYASVYQINYARCIFCGLCIEACPTRSLTMSNEYELARDNRQDLIFTKEQLLAPLLPGMEQPPHPMRLGESEKDYYIGSLTNPGTSAGAEHSVNNPGRYQVEEHPGVTFPGAEQHAQRAAAAKGENA from the coding sequence GTGGGCGCGATCACCGGAACGTTCAAGGGCTTCGGGGTCACCTTCTCGCACATGTTCAAGAAGGTCGTCACCACCGACTACCCGTTCAAGCCGCCGACGCCGGCGCCCCGGTACCACGGCCGGCACATCCTCAACCGGCACCCGGACGGGCTGGAGAAGTGCATCGGCTGCGAGCTGTGCGCCTGGGCCTGCCCGGCCGACGCGATCTACGTCGAGGGTGGCGACAACAGCGAGGAGCAGCGCTTCTCGCCGGGCGAGCGGTATGCCAGCGTCTACCAGATCAACTACGCCCGGTGCATCTTCTGCGGGCTCTGCATCGAGGCCTGCCCGACCCGGTCGCTCACCATGAGCAACGAGTACGAGCTGGCCCGGGACAACCGGCAGGACCTGATCTTCACCAAGGAGCAGCTGCTCGCGCCGCTGCTGCCCGGGATGGAGCAGCCGCCGCACCCGATGCGGCTGGGCGAGAGCGAGAAGGACTACTACATCGGGTCGCTGACCAACCCGGGCACGTCGGCCGGTGCCGAGCACTCGGTCAACAACCCGGGCCGGTACCAGGTGGAGGAGCACCCCGGCGTGACCTTCCCCGGTGCCGAGCAGCACGCCCAGCGGGCGGCGGCGGCCAAGGGAGAGAACGCATGA
- a CDS encoding NADH-quinone oxidoreductase subunit J, with protein MTTSTVLAAANQVPTGEAVTFWILAPLALLGAIGMVWARNAVHSALFLVLTMLCLGVFYVLQAGPFIGMVQIIVYTGAIMMLFLFVLMLVGRDSSDSLIETLRGQRVAAVVLGLGFAGLVGSGLYRALDGVRAAGLEQANAEGNVQGIARLLFTKYVFAFELTSALLITAAVGAMVLAHVERRKEDRMDQIATMKARFRPGNYPGPKPGPGVFATSSSVATPALLPDGRQSERSTPEILPVRELTAEETTLKGTDR; from the coding sequence ATGACCACGTCAACGGTGCTCGCCGCGGCGAACCAGGTGCCCACCGGCGAGGCGGTGACCTTCTGGATCCTCGCCCCGCTCGCGTTGCTCGGCGCGATCGGGATGGTCTGGGCCCGCAACGCCGTGCACTCGGCGCTCTTCCTGGTGCTGACGATGCTCTGCCTCGGCGTGTTCTACGTCCTCCAGGCCGGTCCGTTCATCGGCATGGTGCAGATCATCGTCTACACCGGCGCGATCATGATGCTCTTCCTGTTCGTGCTGATGCTGGTCGGCCGCGACTCGTCCGACTCGCTGATCGAGACCCTGCGCGGCCAGCGGGTCGCCGCGGTGGTGCTCGGACTCGGCTTCGCCGGCCTGGTGGGCAGCGGCCTCTACCGGGCGTTGGACGGCGTCCGGGCGGCCGGCCTGGAGCAGGCCAACGCCGAGGGCAACGTGCAGGGCATCGCCCGGCTGCTCTTCACCAAGTACGTCTTCGCCTTCGAGCTCACCTCCGCCCTGCTGATCACGGCGGCGGTCGGCGCGATGGTGCTGGCGCACGTCGAGCGGCGCAAGGAGGACCGGATGGACCAGATCGCCACGATGAAGGCCCGGTTCCGTCCCGGCAACTACCCCGGCCCGAAGCCGGGCCCTGGTGTCTTCGCCACCTCCTCCTCGGTGGCCACCCCGGCCCTGCTGCCCGACGGCCGGCAGAGCGAGCGGAGCACGCCGGAGATCCTGCCGGTGCGCGAGCTGACCGCCGAGGAGACCACGCTGAAGGGGACCGACCGATGA
- the nuoK gene encoding NADH-quinone oxidoreductase subunit NuoK codes for MTPDYYLVLAAVLFTIGAVGVLVRRNAIVLFMCVELMLNAANLTLVTFSRINGDLNGQIMSFFVMVVAAAEVVVGLAIIMSIFRTRRSASVDDANLLKY; via the coding sequence ATGACGCCGGACTACTACCTGGTGCTGGCCGCGGTGCTCTTCACCATCGGCGCCGTCGGCGTGCTGGTCCGGCGCAACGCGATCGTGCTGTTCATGTGCGTCGAGCTGATGCTCAACGCCGCGAACCTGACGCTGGTCACCTTCAGCCGGATCAACGGTGACCTGAACGGTCAGATCATGTCGTTCTTCGTGATGGTGGTGGCGGCGGCCGAGGTCGTGGTCGGCCTGGCGATCATCATGTCGATCTTCCGGACTCGACGCTCGGCGAGCGTCGACGACGCCAACCTGCTGAAGTACTGA
- the nuoL gene encoding NADH-quinone oxidoreductase subunit L → MDEILVYAQAEPAGTIAYAPAEGLLGSVWLLVAIPLVSAVVLLLLGRRADRWGHWLGVAAVGVAFVLGLTYFFQLRGLENKSVERSLWQFIAVGDFKVDFGMLFDPLAAVFVLLITGVGFLIHLYAVEYMAHDEGRRRFFAYFNLFVAAMLLLVLGNNYVMLYFGWEGVGLASYLLISFWYERPSAATAGKKAFLMNRVGDAGLAIGIFIMFATLGTTQYDEVFNGVGALAGGTVLALGLLLLLGATGKSGQFPLQAWLPDAMEGPTPVSALIHAATMVTAGVYLIARSNPIFSANHTLQLVVVSVGALTLLIGCVIGAAKDDIKRVLAWSTVSQIGYMFLGVGLGGAAYALAIVHLLAHGFFKANMFLGAGSVMHGMHDQVDIRRFGNLSKYMKVTWLTFMMGWLAIIGMFPFSGFFSKEPIIVAAFEREGWTAWLFGGAALLGAGLTAFYMTRLFVLTFHGPARWTEDIEHPHESPKLMTIPLILLAIGSVAAGFLLSTSVPDWLEATAGLGVQEEGHEAVLAHWLITTLSLLVTVLGAGLAWFLFRNGTATAPQPAGVVVTAARKNLYVDAFNEAVFEKPGVFLTRALVFLDNRGVDGLVNGLAAAVGGGSGRLRRLQTGFVRSYATSILTGALLVVAAFLAVQAGWLA, encoded by the coding sequence GTGGATGAGATTCTGGTGTACGCCCAGGCCGAGCCCGCGGGAACCATCGCCTACGCTCCGGCGGAAGGGCTGCTCGGCAGCGTCTGGCTGCTGGTGGCGATCCCGCTGGTCAGCGCGGTGGTCCTGCTGCTGCTCGGCCGGCGCGCCGACCGGTGGGGGCACTGGCTGGGGGTGGCCGCCGTCGGCGTCGCCTTCGTGCTGGGCCTGACCTACTTCTTCCAGCTGCGCGGCCTGGAGAACAAGTCCGTCGAGCGCAGCCTCTGGCAGTTCATCGCGGTCGGCGACTTCAAGGTCGACTTCGGGATGCTCTTCGACCCGCTGGCGGCGGTCTTCGTACTGCTGATCACCGGGGTGGGCTTCCTGATCCACCTGTACGCGGTGGAGTACATGGCGCACGACGAGGGCCGGCGACGGTTCTTCGCGTACTTCAACCTCTTCGTCGCGGCGATGCTGCTGCTGGTGCTCGGCAACAACTACGTGATGCTCTACTTCGGCTGGGAGGGCGTCGGTCTGGCGTCGTACCTGCTGATCTCCTTCTGGTACGAGCGGCCGAGCGCCGCCACGGCCGGCAAGAAGGCGTTCCTGATGAACCGGGTCGGCGACGCCGGCCTGGCCATCGGCATCTTCATCATGTTCGCCACCCTGGGCACCACCCAGTACGACGAGGTGTTCAACGGGGTGGGCGCGCTGGCCGGCGGCACGGTGCTGGCCCTCGGGCTGCTCCTGCTGCTCGGCGCCACCGGCAAGTCCGGCCAGTTCCCGCTCCAGGCGTGGCTCCCGGACGCGATGGAGGGCCCGACCCCGGTGTCGGCGCTGATCCACGCGGCCACCATGGTCACCGCGGGCGTCTACCTGATCGCCCGCTCCAACCCGATCTTCTCGGCCAACCACACGCTCCAGCTGGTGGTGGTGAGCGTCGGCGCGCTGACCCTGCTGATCGGCTGCGTCATCGGCGCCGCCAAGGACGACATCAAGCGGGTGCTGGCCTGGTCGACGGTGAGCCAGATCGGCTACATGTTCCTCGGTGTCGGCCTGGGTGGCGCGGCGTACGCGCTGGCCATCGTGCACCTGCTGGCGCACGGCTTCTTCAAGGCCAACATGTTCCTCGGCGCCGGCTCGGTCATGCACGGCATGCACGACCAGGTGGACATCCGCCGGTTCGGCAACCTGTCGAAGTACATGAAGGTCACCTGGCTGACCTTCATGATGGGCTGGCTGGCGATCATCGGCATGTTCCCCTTCTCCGGCTTCTTCTCCAAGGAGCCGATCATCGTGGCCGCCTTCGAGCGGGAGGGCTGGACGGCCTGGCTGTTCGGCGGGGCGGCGCTGCTCGGCGCCGGGCTCACCGCCTTCTACATGACGCGGCTCTTCGTGCTCACCTTCCACGGCCCGGCCCGCTGGACCGAGGACATCGAGCACCCGCACGAGTCGCCGAAGCTGATGACCATCCCGCTGATCCTGCTGGCCATCGGCTCGGTCGCGGCTGGTTTCCTGCTCTCCACCTCGGTTCCGGACTGGCTGGAGGCCACCGCCGGGCTCGGGGTCCAGGAGGAGGGGCACGAGGCGGTCCTCGCCCACTGGCTGATCACCACGCTCTCGCTGCTGGTCACCGTGCTCGGCGCCGGGCTGGCCTGGTTCCTGTTCCGCAACGGCACGGCCACCGCGCCGCAGCCGGCCGGCGTGGTGGTCACCGCCGCGAGGAAGAACCTCTACGTCGACGCCTTCAACGAGGCGGTCTTCGAGAAGCCGGGTGTCTTCCTCACCCGGGCGCTGGTCTTCCTCGACAACCGGGGGGTGGACGGGCTGGTCAACGGCCTGGCCGCCGCGGTGGGCGGGGGATCCGGGCGGCTCCGGCGGCTGCAGACCGGCTTCGTGAGGTCGTATGCGACCTCGATCCTGACCGGCGCGCTGCTGGTGGTGGCGGCGTTCCTGGCCGTGCAGGCGGGGTGGCTGGCGTGA
- a CDS encoding NADH-quinone oxidoreductase subunit M codes for MSNFPFLSVLTVAPLVGALVVALLPRRNPELAKQVAFGWSLLVLVLSVIMWITFQAGGDRFQFRESYPWIPTWGVRFTFAADGIALVMLMLIAILVPLVILASWHDAESSKRSVPVYFALLLILESTMIGVFAAADVFLFYVFFEVMLVPMYFLIGSYGGHQRQYAAVKFFLYSLVGGLFMLAAVIGLWVVGGRTFDWNQLVDADIATGTARWLFLGFFLAFAIKAPFFPFHTWLPDAGRAAPAGAAALLVGVLDKVGTFGILRYCLPLFPEAAKWFAPWALALGLIGIIYAALLAVGQNDLKRLVSYTSIAHFGFIGVGIFAFTTQAGTGAVLYMLNHGLATGLLFLVVGMLIARRGSAMISDFGGAGKLVPLLAGVLFFAGLASLALPGTAPFISEFLVLIGTFTVNKPVAVIATLGIVLAAAYVLWMVQRTTQGTLNPALTEVDGMRRDLNLREKAVVAPLIVLIVLLGFYPKPVTDVINPAVQATMQDVGKTDPAPEVGTVQEARR; via the coding sequence ATGTCCAACTTCCCGTTCCTCTCGGTGCTGACCGTGGCGCCGCTGGTCGGTGCCCTGGTGGTGGCCCTGTTGCCGCGCCGCAACCCGGAGCTGGCCAAGCAGGTGGCCTTCGGCTGGTCGCTGCTGGTGCTGGTCCTCTCGGTGATCATGTGGATCACGTTCCAGGCCGGCGGTGACCGGTTCCAGTTCCGCGAGTCGTACCCGTGGATCCCCACCTGGGGGGTCCGCTTCACCTTCGCGGCGGACGGCATCGCGCTGGTCATGCTGATGCTGATCGCGATCCTGGTGCCGCTGGTGATCCTGGCGTCCTGGCACGACGCGGAGTCCTCCAAGCGGTCGGTGCCGGTCTACTTCGCGCTGCTGCTCATCCTCGAGTCCACGATGATCGGCGTCTTCGCCGCCGCCGACGTCTTCCTGTTCTACGTGTTCTTCGAGGTCATGCTGGTGCCGATGTACTTCCTCATCGGCAGCTACGGCGGCCACCAGCGGCAGTACGCGGCGGTGAAGTTCTTCCTCTACTCGCTGGTCGGCGGCCTGTTCATGCTGGCCGCGGTGATCGGCCTCTGGGTGGTCGGCGGCCGGACCTTCGACTGGAACCAGCTGGTCGACGCCGACATCGCCACCGGCACCGCCCGCTGGCTCTTCCTCGGCTTCTTCCTGGCCTTCGCCATCAAGGCGCCCTTCTTCCCGTTCCACACCTGGCTGCCGGACGCCGGTCGGGCCGCCCCGGCCGGCGCCGCGGCGCTGCTGGTCGGCGTGCTGGACAAGGTGGGCACGTTCGGCATCCTGCGCTACTGCCTGCCGCTGTTCCCGGAGGCGGCCAAGTGGTTCGCCCCGTGGGCGCTGGCGCTGGGCCTGATCGGCATCATCTACGCGGCGCTGCTGGCGGTCGGCCAGAACGACCTGAAGCGGCTGGTGTCGTACACCTCGATCGCGCACTTCGGCTTCATCGGCGTCGGCATCTTCGCGTTCACCACCCAGGCCGGTACCGGCGCGGTGCTCTACATGCTCAACCACGGGCTGGCCACCGGCCTGCTCTTCCTGGTGGTGGGCATGCTGATCGCCCGCCGCGGCTCGGCGATGATCAGCGACTTCGGCGGGGCCGGCAAGCTGGTGCCGCTCCTGGCCGGCGTGCTCTTCTTCGCCGGTCTGGCGTCGCTGGCGCTGCCCGGCACCGCGCCGTTCATCTCCGAGTTCCTGGTGCTGATCGGCACGTTCACGGTCAACAAGCCGGTCGCGGTGATCGCCACGCTGGGCATCGTGCTGGCGGCGGCGTACGTGCTGTGGATGGTGCAGCGCACCACCCAGGGCACGCTGAACCCGGCGCTGACCGAGGTCGACGGCATGCGCCGTGACCTCAACCTGCGCGAGAAGGCGGTGGTGGCGCCGCTGATCGTGCTGATCGTGCTGCTCGGCTTCTATCCGAAGCCGGTCACCGACGTGATCAACCCCGCCGTCCAGGCCACCATGCAGGACGTCGGCAAGACCGACCCGGCTCCCGAGGTCGGCACCGTCCAGGAGGCCCGCCGATGA